Proteins encoded together in one Polypterus senegalus isolate Bchr_013 chromosome 16, ASM1683550v1, whole genome shotgun sequence window:
- the si:ch73-52p7.1 gene encoding uncharacterized protein si:ch73-52p7.1: MPYEWWSTMQAGLLLGGWVLPCLVWVSCPSFVLSEFKLAFVTNFSLYNCSCSRPLSVCERINSNDCNCTTLSFSMLHCHDGSCHVNEDSVTIWYTSPTNVALLLNNSKVQHLSLVKCDAEVSRPSLYDYFAVQKLKRLTVSYPNRYSDFSHDILLETATKSGVSDVASTTIIHLSILAGKQSMKAYTVQTVGFSHNSFPFLNLSISQADLANYQNALITFVY, encoded by the coding sequence ATGCCCTATGAATGGTGGAGCACAATGCAGGCCGGCCTTCTACTCGGTGGCTGGGTTTTGCCATGTCTTGTATGGGTCTCTTGTCCATCCTTTGTGCTCAGTGAGTTCAAACTGGCCTTTGTGACCAACTTCAGCCTATATAATTGCAGCTGTAGCAGACCACTGTCTGTCTGTGAAAGGATCAACTCCAATGACTGCAACTGCACCACTCTGTCCTTCTCCATGCTGCACTGCCACGATGGCTCTTGTCACGTGAATGAGGACAGTGTCACCATCTGGTACACATCTCCTACAAACGTCGCTCTTCTCCTGAACAATTCCAAAGTGCAACACCTCTCCCTGGTGAAGTGTGATGCTGAAGTTTCCAGACCATCTCTGTATGACTACTTTGCAGTACAGAAACTGAAAAGGCTGACCGTGTCCTACCCTAATCGGTATTCGGATTTTTCTCATGATATCCTTCTGGAAACAGCAACAAAGTCTGGCGTCAGTGACGTAGCCAGCACTACCATCATCCACCTGTCTATCCTTGCAGGCAAGCAAAGTATGAAAGCCTACACCGTTCAGACTGTCGGCTTCAGTCATAACAGCTTTCCTTTTCTAAACCTAAGCATATCCCAGGCAGATCTGGCGAATTATCAAAATGCTTTAATAACATTTGTGTACTGA